In Buchnera aphidicola (Lipaphis pseudobrassicae), a genomic segment contains:
- a CDS encoding HPr family phosphocarrier protein, translating to MFKNEITITAPHGLHTRPAAQFVKEAKKFISDISIIYNGKSVNAKSLFKIQTLGLARGSIITLSAEGEDEKQAIKHLSEIMMELE from the coding sequence ATGTTTAAAAACGAAATAACAATAACTGCTCCACATGGATTACATACTCGTCCTGCTGCACAATTTGTAAAAGAAGCAAAAAAATTCATTTCTGATATTTCGATTATCTATAATGGAAAGTCAGTTAATGCAAAAAGCTTATTTAAAATTCAAACTTTAGGTTTAGCTCGAGGAAGTATAATTACATTATCTGCTGAAGGAGAAGATGAAAAACAAGCTATTAAACATTTATCTGAGATAATGATGGAACTAGAGTAA